A region of Corynebacterium glucuronolyticum DSM 44120 DNA encodes the following proteins:
- the rpsR gene encoding 30S ribosomal protein S18, protein MKRNNAKRARIEQSRRPKKNPLKAAGIEKVDYKDLNTLRQFISDRGKIRSRRVTGLTPRQQRQVATAVKNAREMALLPFTSR, encoded by the coding sequence ATGAAGCGCAATAACGCAAAGAGGGCGCGCATCGAGCAGTCCCGCCGCCCCAAGAAGAACCCGCTCAAGGCCGCAGGCATTGAGAAGGTTGATTACAAGGATCTGAACACGCTCCGTCAGTTCATTTCCGATCGTGGCAAGATCCGTTCTCGCCGCGTCACCGGGCTCACCCCGCGTCAGCAGCGTCAGGTTGCTACCGCGGTCAAGAATGCCCGTGAGATGGCTCTCCTGCCGTTCACCAGCCGGTAA
- the rpmF gene encoding 50S ribosomal protein L32: MAVPKFRKSRANTRMRRSQWKAHNADLQAVKIDGREVLIPRRLVKAAKLGLVDVEQF, translated from the coding sequence ATGGCAGTCCCAAAGTTTCGTAAGTCCCGCGCGAACACGCGTATGCGTCGTTCGCAGTGGAAGGCTCACAACGCCGACCTGCAGGCTGTGAAGATTGACGGCCGCGAGGTTCTCATTCCTCGTCGCCTGGTCAAGGCAGCCAAGCTTGGTCTCGTAGACGTCGAGCAGTTCTAA
- a CDS encoding GNAT family N-acetyltransferase: MIDRLAHLLFDEPESHPGWPEATPVATLPSGISVQLRPTVKADGKLWSAFRREDEDSLRTVEPTALDWKTANSVSAWNTNFKFLSHEAYAGRLVPLAVTVNRAFAGQLTLGNVQRGAVSEAWIGYWVSSRYRGMGVATTAVALGVDHAFARMKLHRLTATYLPENEPSRAVLSRIGFQQEGYLRGALHIDGQWRDHVMVALNEDDFSTLAINRLWRMGRVV; the protein is encoded by the coding sequence ATGATTGATCGGCTTGCCCATTTGCTTTTCGACGAACCGGAGTCTCACCCTGGATGGCCTGAGGCAACCCCGGTAGCTACGCTACCTTCGGGGATCAGTGTTCAGCTCCGCCCAACGGTCAAAGCTGATGGCAAGCTCTGGTCTGCTTTTCGACGAGAAGATGAGGACTCACTCCGAACGGTAGAGCCCACAGCTCTTGATTGGAAGACCGCGAACTCGGTCAGCGCGTGGAACACGAATTTCAAGTTCCTGTCGCACGAGGCCTACGCCGGTCGACTCGTGCCGCTCGCAGTCACCGTCAACCGCGCCTTTGCCGGTCAGCTTACTTTGGGTAATGTCCAAAGAGGAGCAGTCAGCGAAGCATGGATAGGCTACTGGGTGAGCTCCCGCTACCGGGGTATGGGGGTGGCCACGACAGCGGTCGCTCTCGGGGTTGACCACGCCTTCGCGCGGATGAAACTGCACAGATTGACCGCGACGTATCTTCCGGAAAATGAACCATCACGTGCAGTCCTGTCCCGAATTGGTTTCCAGCAGGAGGGATACCTGAGAGGGGCTTTGCATATCGACGGGCAGTGGAGAGATCACGTCATGGTGGCTCTCAACGAGGACGACTTTTCCACTCTCGCCATCAACAGACTGTGGCGGATGGGGCGAGTAGTTTAA
- the rpmB gene encoding 50S ribosomal protein L28 — translation MSAICQVTGRKPGFGKSVSHSHRRTNRRWNPNIQRRKFYLPSEGRTITLNVSTKGLKVIDRDGIEAVVARIRARGERV, via the coding sequence ATGTCGGCAATTTGCCAGGTAACGGGACGCAAGCCAGGTTTTGGCAAGTCTGTCTCGCACTCCCACCGGCGCACCAACCGCCGTTGGAACCCCAATATTCAGCGTCGTAAGTTCTACCTGCCCTCTGAGGGCCGGACCATCACGCTGAACGTGTCCACCAAGGGCCTCAAGGTCATCGACCGCGACGGTATCGAAGCCGTCGTTGCCCGTATCCGCGCTCGCGGGGAAAGGGTCTAA
- the glp gene encoding molybdotransferase-like divisome protein Glp translates to MRSVKAHKEVTLANALVPDPVRMAITDAGGLLAAEEVQAAHPLPGFAMAAIDGYAVRSVDVGGTRAIVGNHGEDTPEDPSSRDARLPVVGEIPAGSQQPMRLQPKQAMRVHTGAPLPTLADSVLPLSWSDKGTSFVRPLKPVASGEFVRGVGEDINEGDVAVSPGTILGPAQIGLLAAVGHSKVLAYPRPRVSVLSVGKELVDIDRVPGRGQVYDINSYALAAAAKDAGAEVRRVGIVEGEPRRIREVIEGETIRSEIILISGAVGGAGATQIQGILSELGEVDTTRVAMHPGSVQGFAVLGSDEVPCFLLPSTPVSSLVIFEAFVHPMIRAGLGKRPLDRRLVKARALGPLQSRVGRRGFIRARLMRDAETQDYLVEGLSGATGSPAHLLAGLAEANSYIVIPEEQPDVRPGDVVDVMFLSQG, encoded by the coding sequence ATGCGATCGGTGAAGGCACACAAGGAAGTAACCCTGGCGAACGCGCTTGTGCCCGATCCCGTCCGCATGGCTATCACAGATGCCGGTGGTCTTCTCGCAGCCGAGGAGGTTCAAGCGGCACACCCGTTACCGGGATTTGCGATGGCTGCCATTGACGGTTACGCCGTTCGGTCGGTTGATGTTGGTGGCACGCGCGCGATTGTCGGAAACCACGGGGAGGACACACCTGAGGATCCCTCCAGCCGCGACGCTCGCCTGCCCGTTGTGGGTGAAATTCCGGCGGGTTCACAACAACCGATGCGTTTGCAGCCGAAACAGGCCATGCGTGTACATACCGGTGCTCCACTTCCCACGCTGGCAGATTCAGTTTTGCCGCTTTCCTGGTCAGACAAGGGAACGTCGTTCGTCCGCCCTCTCAAACCTGTGGCATCCGGAGAATTTGTACGGGGAGTTGGCGAGGACATTAATGAGGGCGATGTGGCTGTGAGCCCGGGGACGATCCTCGGCCCGGCACAGATCGGTTTGCTGGCTGCCGTCGGTCACTCGAAGGTGTTGGCGTATCCGCGTCCCCGAGTATCAGTGTTGTCTGTCGGCAAGGAACTGGTGGACATTGACCGCGTTCCCGGGCGTGGACAGGTGTACGACATCAATTCCTATGCTCTTGCTGCCGCCGCAAAGGACGCAGGGGCGGAGGTTCGTCGCGTGGGAATTGTTGAGGGGGAACCGCGACGCATCCGTGAGGTCATCGAGGGTGAGACGATCCGCAGCGAAATCATTCTCATTTCCGGGGCTGTTGGTGGTGCCGGTGCGACGCAAATTCAAGGAATCCTCTCTGAGCTAGGTGAGGTTGACACCACTCGAGTGGCGATGCACCCAGGTAGTGTTCAGGGGTTCGCTGTCTTGGGATCGGATGAAGTTCCTTGCTTCCTGTTGCCTTCAACACCTGTATCATCGTTGGTTATTTTTGAGGCCTTCGTTCACCCCATGATCCGCGCAGGCCTGGGGAAGCGGCCACTTGACCGGCGTCTCGTGAAAGCGCGAGCTCTTGGGCCCTTGCAATCCCGCGTCGGTCGGCGTGGCTTTATCCGTGCCCGACTTATGCGCGACGCGGAGACTCAGGATTACCTTGTTGAGGGGCTTTCCGGTGCGACAGGCTCTCCGGCCCACTTGCTCGCGGGGCTCGCGGAGGCGAATTCGTACATTGTGATCCCCGAGGAGCAACCCGATGTTCGCCCGGGCGACGTTGTCGATGTCATGTTTCTCTCTCAGGGCTAG
- a CDS encoding UTP--glucose-1-phosphate uridylyltransferase, with amino-acid sequence MTLSISDHKHAVKTVIVPAAGMGTRFLPATKTVPKELLPVVDTPGIELIAEEAAALGASRLAVVTSPNKKEVLDHFRPHEVLEKTLEERGKDEQLAKVRRAPEIIDAIAVEQDKPLGLGHAVACAESALDDDEDVVAVMLPDDLVLPTGVMEKMAEVRARFGGSVLCAFDVPKEEVSNYGVFDVEECPMDDVARVKTMVEKPSVEDAPSTLAATGRYLLDRKIFDALRRITPGKGGELQLTDAIELLIEEGEPVHVIVHHGTRHDLGNPGGYIKACVDFGLQDPVYGPGIRRFLEDLLG; translated from the coding sequence ATGACCCTATCCATTTCAGACCATAAGCATGCGGTGAAGACTGTCATCGTCCCTGCCGCAGGCATGGGTACGCGGTTCCTGCCGGCCACCAAAACCGTTCCTAAGGAGCTGCTTCCTGTCGTTGACACCCCCGGGATTGAACTCATTGCTGAGGAAGCAGCCGCGCTTGGAGCGTCACGCCTCGCTGTCGTAACCTCCCCGAACAAAAAGGAGGTTCTCGATCACTTCCGCCCGCACGAGGTTTTAGAGAAAACTCTCGAGGAGCGGGGCAAGGACGAGCAGCTCGCGAAGGTGCGTCGGGCACCGGAGATCATTGATGCAATTGCCGTTGAGCAAGATAAGCCATTGGGTCTCGGACACGCTGTGGCCTGCGCCGAGTCAGCATTGGACGATGATGAAGACGTTGTCGCCGTCATGCTTCCGGATGATCTTGTGCTTCCCACGGGTGTGATGGAAAAAATGGCTGAGGTTCGCGCCCGCTTCGGTGGATCGGTTCTCTGCGCGTTTGATGTCCCCAAGGAGGAGGTTTCCAACTATGGGGTCTTCGATGTAGAAGAGTGTCCGATGGATGACGTCGCCCGCGTGAAAACGATGGTGGAGAAGCCGTCCGTCGAGGATGCCCCCTCAACGCTTGCCGCCACTGGGCGCTACTTGTTGGATCGGAAAATTTTTGATGCACTCCGCAGGATTACCCCTGGTAAGGGAGGCGAGTTGCAGCTGACAGACGCGATCGAGCTGCTCATTGAGGAGGGGGAGCCGGTTCACGTCATCGTTCACCACGGAACGCGCCATGACCTCGGCAACCCAGGCGGTTACATCAAGGCCTGTGTGGACTTTGGTTTGCAGGATCCCGTGTACGGGCCGGGGATTCGTCGCTTTTTGGAGGATCTACTCGGGTAG
- a CDS encoding 5-formyltetrahydrofolate cyclo-ligase: METKAEYRKHLFAQRKTRSQSETAAIRDARLAQNVVAEITRRGASRVSAYYPTSGEPGGRFLIPALKDAGLTIFLPLSLPQGQLAWAEYIDDDHMAPGAYRIPEPTTQPFSTLQEAGIDFIIVPALGVDTQGHRLGKGGGYYDRLLDANPTIARAVVVYSDEVLPEVPYEAHDAQCDCVITD, from the coding sequence ATGGAAACCAAAGCTGAATACAGGAAGCACCTGTTCGCGCAACGAAAGACACGCTCCCAATCTGAAACAGCAGCTATCCGCGATGCCCGGCTCGCACAGAATGTTGTCGCGGAAATCACGCGGCGTGGTGCTTCCCGCGTGTCCGCTTACTACCCCACTTCGGGGGAACCAGGAGGACGCTTTCTCATCCCCGCTCTGAAAGATGCCGGACTGACAATTTTTCTGCCACTCTCCCTCCCCCAGGGGCAGCTCGCGTGGGCCGAGTACATCGACGACGACCACATGGCACCAGGGGCCTACCGTATTCCGGAACCCACGACCCAACCTTTTTCAACACTGCAGGAGGCCGGAATCGATTTCATCATCGTTCCCGCGCTGGGGGTTGATACCCAGGGGCACAGACTTGGAAAAGGCGGTGGCTACTACGACCGGCTACTTGACGCAAACCCCACGATTGCCCGTGCCGTTGTCGTTTACTCCGACGAGGTCCTCCCCGAGGTTCCCTACGAGGCACACGACGCACAGTGCGATTGTGTGATCACTGACTAG
- a CDS encoding MogA/MoaB family molybdenum cofactor biosynthesis protein, whose protein sequence is MTFFDDVAEPDLASLRAEEEANLEPTPHRALVVNIRDRSNKNSKLLAELLHEGGFHVGGLIEVESKRSAIRQAIETAVVGGVDLVLTVGGVGVGPRDKTPEATQPLLDMEIPGIAQAIRASGIACGALDAATSRGISGVSGSTLIVNLAASRSAIRDGVATLLPLSHHVVGQLQGSSDGN, encoded by the coding sequence ATGACCTTTTTCGACGACGTTGCCGAGCCGGATCTTGCGAGCCTGCGCGCTGAGGAGGAAGCGAACCTCGAACCGACTCCTCATCGCGCCCTCGTCGTAAACATTCGTGATCGCAGCAACAAAAATTCCAAGCTCCTTGCCGAGCTTCTGCACGAGGGTGGATTCCACGTCGGAGGCTTAATTGAGGTAGAGTCCAAGCGATCCGCAATACGGCAGGCAATCGAGACCGCCGTTGTCGGTGGAGTCGATCTCGTTCTCACCGTCGGCGGTGTCGGGGTTGGCCCACGCGATAAAACCCCTGAAGCAACGCAGCCGTTGCTGGATATGGAGATCCCCGGCATCGCCCAGGCCATTCGCGCCTCGGGGATCGCCTGCGGGGCACTCGATGCCGCGACATCGCGAGGGATTTCCGGGGTGTCAGGTTCGACGCTTATCGTGAATCTGGCGGCTTCCCGAAGTGCTATCCGCGACGGTGTAGCAACACTGCTCCCACTGTCGCATCATGTCGTTGGGCAACTTCAGGGATCCTCGGATGGCAACTAG
- a CDS encoding HAMP domain-containing sensor histidine kinase, whose protein sequence is MILRRGVARQRSEWGRRAPLRWQLSLVTALMVAVAVGLMTVVTYWVVSTALTRNVDVAMKEKAESLISETVDPAFLLDPAAEVTAFKSYNPDTRAMVYIPGSPNPVGDSIQLVSEIPVVQGGQELSIRNAGEERVLALHGNTGATVVLAQDMATTHRIINNLGMVLLLIAIAGVLMAIATGIVVASTGLRPIARLQQAVNYVARTDELRPMAVVGSDEIAQLTRSFNDMLAALQASRNRQTELVADAGHELKTPLTSLRTNVELLMMVSKQKNAMISDEDREAIEKDVVAQIQEMSTLIGDLVDLAREDGSREFVAEDVDLMEVMDTSLERVKRRRPDVSFAFNPYPWKLKGDPFALGRATLNLMDNAAKWSPRNGTVRINMKPVESGMIQLTFADSGPGIPLADRDKIFERFYRSAEARSMPGSGLGLAIVKSVINRHNGTITVGDSDDGGNLMTVILPGTAGNLPADDEDRATRSQQDGSRSDFLTQLWQRRKYRTT, encoded by the coding sequence GTGATCTTGCGCCGTGGAGTGGCGCGTCAACGTTCCGAGTGGGGCCGTAGAGCTCCTTTACGCTGGCAGCTTTCCCTAGTCACCGCCCTCATGGTGGCTGTAGCTGTTGGACTCATGACAGTGGTGACGTACTGGGTGGTTTCTACTGCCCTCACCCGTAACGTCGATGTAGCCATGAAGGAAAAGGCGGAATCGCTCATCAGTGAGACTGTTGATCCCGCCTTCCTCTTGGACCCCGCTGCCGAGGTGACCGCTTTCAAGAGCTACAACCCTGACACGCGGGCAATGGTGTACATTCCCGGTTCGCCCAACCCCGTTGGCGATTCGATCCAGCTTGTTTCCGAGATCCCCGTTGTTCAGGGCGGCCAGGAGCTGAGTATTCGGAACGCCGGCGAGGAGCGAGTGCTTGCGCTGCACGGAAACACGGGCGCAACGGTTGTTCTTGCACAGGATATGGCAACAACCCATCGCATCATCAACAACCTGGGAATGGTGCTGCTACTGATTGCAATTGCGGGCGTGCTCATGGCAATCGCTACCGGAATTGTTGTGGCCTCCACGGGTCTACGGCCGATCGCTCGGCTGCAGCAAGCAGTGAACTATGTTGCCCGTACCGACGAGCTGCGTCCCATGGCCGTCGTCGGAAGTGATGAAATCGCCCAGTTGACGCGATCCTTCAACGACATGCTCGCTGCTTTGCAGGCTTCCCGCAATAGACAGACGGAGTTGGTTGCCGACGCAGGTCACGAGCTGAAGACTCCGTTGACTTCTCTACGCACCAACGTCGAATTGCTCATGATGGTGAGCAAACAGAAGAATGCGATGATCTCCGACGAAGATCGTGAGGCTATCGAAAAGGACGTTGTCGCTCAGATTCAGGAAATGTCCACCCTTATCGGTGATCTCGTTGACCTGGCTCGAGAGGACGGTAGCCGAGAATTCGTGGCTGAAGATGTTGACCTCATGGAGGTTATGGACACGTCTCTGGAGCGTGTGAAGCGTCGCCGTCCCGATGTGTCGTTTGCATTCAACCCGTACCCGTGGAAGCTCAAAGGCGATCCCTTTGCTCTCGGGCGCGCCACGCTAAACCTCATGGACAACGCGGCAAAGTGGTCGCCCCGCAACGGCACAGTAAGAATCAATATGAAGCCAGTCGAATCCGGAATGATTCAACTTACATTCGCGGACTCAGGGCCCGGCATCCCGCTGGCTGATCGAGACAAAATTTTCGAGCGTTTCTATCGTTCAGCAGAGGCCCGGTCTATGCCCGGCTCTGGCCTCGGGCTAGCAATTGTGAAAAGTGTGATTAACAGGCATAACGGCACGATCACCGTCGGCGATTCGGACGACGGCGGGAACCTCATGACTGTCATTTTGCCCGGAACTGCTGGGAATCTCCCCGCAGATGACGAGGACCGAGCTACCCGTTCACAGCAAGATGGCAGCAGAAGTGATTTCCTTACACAGCTCTGGCAACGGAGAAAATACAGGACAACGTAA
- the rpmG gene encoding 50S ribosomal protein L33, whose translation MARNDIRPIIKLKSTAGTGYTYVTRKNKRNNPDRITIKKYDPVVRKHVDFREER comes from the coding sequence ATGGCACGTAACGATATTCGTCCGATCATCAAGCTGAAGTCTACGGCTGGCACTGGTTACACCTACGTCACCCGTAAGAACAAGCGCAACAACCCGGATCGCATCACCATCAAGAAGTACGATCCGGTCGTCCGCAAGCACGTCGATTTCCGCGAGGAGCGATAA
- a CDS encoding SAF domain-containing protein produces MNAFLTPGWHRSLWLRRIAAVSLVILAATLSLTRKDPTVVTLSRTVSAGETLAPSDFSRTSVPQSLIPDNAVTDDTAAHGNVAVTTLSRGQILTSTSYTGEGITPAGLTSVPLRLADPATSELLKHGDSVTIVAGDGSIVCEKATVILPRKDTVLVAMDSDLAPAVASAALNGPVTVVVRSAVASVPAKTPQ; encoded by the coding sequence ATGAACGCCTTTCTCACACCGGGGTGGCATCGCAGCCTGTGGCTGCGCCGGATCGCTGCCGTCAGTCTTGTTATCCTCGCTGCCACTCTTTCTCTCACACGAAAAGATCCCACAGTGGTCACCCTCAGTCGCACTGTTTCCGCGGGTGAAACGCTTGCACCCAGCGATTTTTCGCGCACCTCAGTTCCACAGAGTCTCATCCCCGACAATGCGGTGACGGATGACACCGCAGCCCATGGCAACGTTGCTGTGACGACACTCAGCCGGGGACAGATTTTGACATCAACGAGCTACACGGGCGAAGGAATTACACCAGCCGGGCTTACTTCCGTCCCCCTCAGACTCGCTGACCCAGCTACGAGTGAGCTTCTCAAACATGGGGATTCGGTGACGATTGTTGCTGGGGACGGATCTATTGTGTGCGAAAAAGCAACCGTTATCCTTCCACGAAAAGATACGGTGTTGGTGGCGATGGACAGCGACCTGGCCCCGGCGGTCGCCAGCGCCGCTCTGAATGGACCTGTCACCGTCGTTGTGCGTAGTGCGGTGGCATCTGTTCCCGCCAAAACTCCTCAGTAA
- a CDS encoding response regulator transcription factor, with amino-acid sequence MKILVADDEQAVRESLRRSLTFNGYEVVLAEDGAQAVELIEKEQPTLVILDVMMPQMDGLEVCRTLRSTGDDRPILLLTARDGVSDRVAGLDAGADDYLPKPFALEELLARVRSLFRRSITESQAPEQPKELEFEDLVLNPDTRDVTRGGKPISLTRTEFALLEYLMRNPRKVLSRSDILEEVWGYNFPTSGNALEVYIGYLRKKTEANGESRLIHTVRGVGYVLRETAP; translated from the coding sequence ATGAAGATACTTGTTGCTGATGATGAACAAGCGGTGCGAGAATCGCTTCGACGGTCGTTGACCTTCAACGGGTACGAGGTAGTCCTGGCTGAAGATGGTGCTCAGGCTGTCGAACTCATCGAAAAGGAACAGCCGACGCTCGTCATCCTTGATGTGATGATGCCGCAGATGGACGGACTTGAAGTGTGTCGCACTTTGAGGAGCACCGGCGATGACCGCCCCATTCTCCTCCTCACCGCACGCGATGGTGTTTCTGACCGCGTTGCTGGCTTGGATGCTGGTGCTGATGATTACCTTCCCAAGCCGTTCGCGTTGGAAGAGCTTCTAGCGCGCGTGCGCAGTCTTTTCCGCCGTTCAATTACTGAATCTCAGGCTCCTGAGCAGCCCAAAGAATTGGAATTTGAGGATTTGGTGCTCAACCCCGATACGCGCGACGTCACGCGAGGTGGGAAGCCAATTAGCCTCACTCGGACGGAGTTTGCTCTTCTCGAATACCTGATGCGCAACCCGCGGAAGGTGCTTTCCCGCTCTGACATCCTGGAAGAGGTGTGGGGTTACAACTTCCCCACGTCGGGTAACGCTCTCGAGGTGTACATCGGCTATTTGCGCAAGAAGACGGAAGCCAACGGTGAATCCCGCCTCATCCACACCGTTCGCGGTGTTGGCTACGTGCTGCGAGAGACGGCGCCGTGA
- the rpsN gene encoding 30S ribosomal protein S14, with amino-acid sequence MAKKSKIAKNEQRKEIVARYAERRAELKKIIKNPNSTDDERLDAQFELNRQPRDASPVRVRNRDSHDGRPRGYLRKFGLSRVRMREMAHRGELPGVRKSSW; translated from the coding sequence ATGGCTAAGAAGTCCAAGATTGCCAAGAATGAGCAGCGTAAAGAGATCGTCGCCCGTTACGCGGAGCGTCGCGCTGAGCTCAAGAAGATCATCAAGAACCCGAATTCCACTGACGACGAGCGTCTCGACGCTCAGTTCGAACTGAACCGTCAGCCCCGTGACGCCAGCCCCGTGCGTGTTCGCAACCGCGACTCCCACGATGGTCGTCCGCGTGGCTACCTCCGCAAGTTCGGTCTGTCTCGCGTTCGCATGCGTGAGATGGCTCACCGCGGTGAGCTTCCCGGTGTTCGTAAGTCCAGCTGGTAA
- a CDS encoding trypsin-like peptidase domain-containing protein: protein MTYGESMWNAPQPNDARDAVEVSEQESSKQPRKVGLPAALALMLVGAVAAGSITGVAVSSMQNAQEETTFSQEAPVNTDPAPAGSVEAVSAKVLPSVVSIRVLSDSALGEGSGSIISSDGLVLTNNHVAGENSREIEVTLNNGERHPADFVAGDASTDVALIRVRDVHGLPAIELGNSDSLAVGQQVVAVGSPLGLSATVTTGIISALQRPVRAAGGEAGQSSLIDAIQTDAAINPGNSGGPLVDMDGRLIGMNSVIASLSSGSSQTGSIGLGFAIPVNNLKRYTDQLLNSGVVTHPMLGVKLAVNSRFDGALVAGVDPSGAAAGVDLNPGDLITRINDRRIDSADSLIAAVRSEDFGSTVTLEVTDPDTEKTRTVEVTLSSE, encoded by the coding sequence ATGACATACGGTGAATCTATGTGGAACGCTCCACAGCCGAACGACGCTCGTGACGCCGTGGAAGTTAGTGAACAAGAATCGTCTAAACAACCCCGGAAAGTGGGACTGCCGGCCGCCCTGGCGTTAATGCTCGTCGGAGCTGTAGCCGCTGGTTCCATTACCGGGGTTGCAGTTTCCTCGATGCAAAATGCTCAGGAGGAGACGACTTTTTCCCAGGAAGCCCCGGTAAATACCGACCCCGCCCCGGCCGGATCTGTCGAAGCCGTGTCAGCCAAGGTTCTCCCCTCCGTCGTTTCCATTCGTGTTCTCTCGGACAGTGCTCTTGGTGAAGGTTCCGGGTCAATTATCAGCAGCGACGGTCTCGTTCTGACTAATAATCACGTCGCCGGAGAGAACTCCCGTGAGATTGAAGTGACCCTGAACAACGGGGAGCGCCATCCCGCGGACTTTGTCGCGGGCGACGCGTCTACCGATGTGGCGCTTATCCGAGTCCGCGATGTTCACGGGCTGCCAGCTATTGAACTCGGCAATTCGGATTCCCTCGCAGTGGGACAGCAGGTGGTTGCGGTTGGCTCTCCGCTTGGCCTATCTGCAACGGTCACTACCGGTATTATTTCTGCCCTGCAGCGTCCGGTGCGTGCGGCTGGCGGGGAGGCTGGTCAGTCTTCGCTTATCGACGCTATCCAGACCGACGCTGCTATCAACCCCGGCAACTCCGGTGGTCCGCTCGTAGACATGGATGGTCGGCTTATCGGTATGAACTCGGTCATCGCCTCGCTGTCCTCGGGCTCCAGCCAGACGGGTTCTATCGGCCTCGGTTTTGCAATCCCGGTGAACAACCTCAAGCGGTACACTGATCAGCTTCTTAATTCCGGCGTGGTAACGCATCCCATGCTCGGTGTGAAGCTCGCCGTGAACTCCCGTTTCGATGGTGCACTAGTCGCAGGGGTCGATCCCTCGGGTGCCGCAGCAGGTGTGGATCTTAACCCCGGTGACCTCATTACGCGCATTAATGACAGGCGCATCGACTCCGCAGATTCACTGATCGCGGCCGTCCGTTCGGAGGACTTCGGATCAACGGTGACGTTGGAGGTGACGGATCCGGATACGGAGAAGACGCGAACGGTAGAGGTAACTCTCTCGAGCGAGTAA
- a CDS encoding type B 50S ribosomal protein L31, protein MKKDIHPDYHPVVFQDAGTGHKFLTRSTVKSDRTVEWEDGNEYPLIVVDVTSESHPFWTGAQRLMDTAGRVEKFQRRFGGMARRKKKGATK, encoded by the coding sequence ATGAAGAAAGATATCCACCCTGATTACCACCCCGTGGTATTCCAGGACGCGGGTACAGGACACAAGTTCCTGACCCGTTCCACCGTGAAGAGCGATCGCACGGTTGAATGGGAAGATGGCAACGAGTACCCGCTCATTGTTGTTGATGTGACCAGCGAGTCCCACCCCTTCTGGACCGGTGCACAGCGTCTCATGGACACTGCTGGCCGCGTCGAGAAGTTCCAGCGTCGCTTCGGCGGCATGGCTCGCCGTAAGAAGAAGGGAGCGACGAAGTAA